Proteins from one Malassezia vespertilionis chromosome 2, complete sequence genomic window:
- the ISC1 gene encoding sphingomyelin phosphodiesterase (BUSCO:EOG09263A64; TransMembrane:2 (i312-334o340-367i); EggNog:ENOG503NW9A; COG:T) → MRAERLRAIGQRLAQTDHDVVALQEIWFASQDWRYVQQACEAKYPYSRFFLTGAFGSGLAILSKHPIVEMQTHMYSLTGTPIYVQHGDWIAGKACGCATIKHPTLGLIDVWDTHFTAVGGQVGPETRRANSVVEAFELAHRCRISAERGRHVVCMGDFNSLPDSVCIAILHRYGGLYDACLDVDQTQGALLDSAITCDSPDNTWTKGKPLDELAVRHRGKRLDYVLYRGPNTAPDDWVCTRSRVVFKELIPDLEVSYSDHFGVEATLDVRPQGVQARTASRESAVEILWDALPILDHALRSAKAQQRSHYHVFWGSLVFAVALVAANACASAWLRYGRSVAPALVTCIPMVPTVWAGTTALYSAVVWGEWHQRALRTAIASFETAIAGLGE, encoded by the exons ATGCGTGCGGAGCGGCTCCGTGCGATCGGGCAGCGGCTTGCACAGACGGACCACGATGTGGTTGCTTTGCAAGAAATTTGGTTTGCGTCGCAGGACTGGCGCTATGTACAGCAGGCATGCGAGGCCAAGTACCCGTACAGCCGTTTCTTTCTGAC cggcgcatttggcTCGGGACTCGCAATTCTCTCAAAGCACCCCATCGTGGAGATGCAAACTCACATGTACTCTCTCACAGGCACGCCGATCTAtgtgcagcacggcgaCTGGATTGCAGGCAAGGCATGTGGGTGTGCGACTATAAAACACCCGACACTGGGACTTATTGATGTGTGGGATACACATTTCACTGCGGTCGGTGGGCAGGTAGGGCCcgagacgcgccgcgccaacAGCGTGGTCGAGGCGTTTGAACTTGCACACCGGTGCCGGATCAGTGCGGAGCGCGGAAGGCATGTAGTGTGCATGGGTGACTTTAATTCCTTGCCGGACTCTGTATGCATCGCCATCTTGCACCGGTACGGCGGGCTGTACGACGCATGCCTGGATGTAGATCAaacgcaaggcgcgctgtTGGACAGTGCGATTACATGCGATAGCCCCGACAATACTTGGACGAAGGGCAAGCcgctggacgagcttgcAGTGAGGCACCGAGGAAAACGGCTTGACTATGTCCTATACCGCGGCCCGAACACGGCGCCTGACGACTGGGTCTGTACGCGGAGCCGCGTGGTGTTCAAAGAGCTCATTCCGGATCTCGAGGTATCGTACTCGGACCACTTTGGCGTTGAAGCGACTCTGGATGTGCGGCCGCAGGGTGTGCAGGCACGgactgcgtcgcgcgaaAGTGCTGTAGAGATCTTATGGGATGCATTGCCGATCTTGGACCACGCCCTGCGCTCCGCCAAGGCCCAACAGCGCTCGCATTACCACGTGTTTTGGGGTTCATTGGTGTTTGCAGtggcgctcgtcgcggcAAATGCTTGTGCAAGTGCTTGGTTGCGCTATGgacgcagcgtcgcgcccgCACTCGTAACGTGTATCCCAATGGTTCCCACCGTCTGGGCTGGGACCACAGCACTGTACAGCGCGGTGGTCTGGGGAGAATGGCATCAGC GTGCGCTTCGTACAGCGATTGCTTCATTTGAGACGGCGATTGCAGGATTGGGTGAGTAG
- a CDS encoding uncharacterized protein (COG:K; EggNog:ENOG503P07N; TransMembrane:1 (o1068-1092i)), translated as MAPFSEADSTKRESSQGDYQNLFAENTPTPPSLTSESSPASSHDQEEPAPEHVHVPFGVTPFGSRQPSVAPSEGDFLSDWRPLTSSPSLNDVQYTTDMPLHDGGSCISDESRLSIDKRGMFAPLEASPGQKSTQHPWLTGTAPPLVSAGGHVQSNALPMYRFEQSRQAQLLFGMPPAAFENGSMPSTSANGLLSPSTDASSIAPRLLNEQPALQPLHERSDSISDAPHSMSSDADLLLSSTSIIRPHCRDLPSNMQILVHGIPAKGAKSRVETQIRMRIELVTNIAGSDAPVWERIGSFDHIKVPPLSGTKRKSKKHQKTNVPHDSLLMLEADVINATAPHSRVYVCNSCRERERKRAHRKKSKRLSPSTYPTEEEIRALNIDPSLPNAVDIAMQRMEEEERKHTVLFNCGDYIDFHNGEVTLSTRITCYCRHHREKLGFQIVFTLRDRLGTFVASGTTPPIMIMDDHKSIAQNTVAARMSDRRTRRIETEPEDGAFASSLSPKSVEPASGRPRERPKPYEDAPARQRFFSAQSTHDKKRGASFLLDSTPNYLWNTLPDAMQSEMGGQNALGSLRSVSPAMDEDALNLLNTPFHVDAPDCANMVPMETSFASPLNNVPLPLHDPLAQLPQSLAVPKITKLIPAEGPTTGGIEITILGENFADEFECYFGDMPCSFTRIWAESTLVCLLPPSAVPGPVTVTLRKGQVSTENVPGQPLQLFTYVDPTERALMELALQVVGMQMTGRMASAKDVAMRIVNSNQQDGTMFSARAGQSVEENVMALLQLLNTGAGRYNGRRNVLHANNKEGHTLLHLAIAQKYHDLTAYLLAHGALVNAQDTNGCTPLHFAAMYSTRAIVEMLLAHGATATMQSNQHYLALDMAHGSDKSDTCAILAQWMQDMTDEPGYSDATDSEDEDGTPIATNTPLLDELDESDSEDASISFAELAALCCPAVQGKDKHALNTPTRPNSPAEASSPPPTYDEATLDNKSGSSRHVLGEKLVTDADQDAALRGSLLTSAEENSNTRRASAKTASGSRSRKRAARMRSAKDMEGENQVVPARRGVYDDRMLLWFWIPAMIAVFLVTMVLNGGGYFLHHDIPPMPQQRLPVQDL; from the coding sequence ATGGCGCCTTTCTCAGAAGCAGATTCCACCAAAAGAGAATCGTCGCAAGGAGACTACCAGAATCTGTTTGCGGAGAACACGCCCACCCCCCCGAGTCTCACATCGGAGAGCTCGCCTGCGTCTAGTCACGATCAGGAGGAACCGGCGCCTGAACACGTACACGTACCGTTTGGAGTTACTCCTTTTGGGTCGCGCCAGCCGAGTGTGGCTCCTTCAGAAGGAGACTTTTTATCGGATTGGCGTCCCTTGACGTCGTCGCCTTCTCTAAACGACGTTCAGTACACGACAGACATGCCGTTGCACGATGGCGGGTCCTGTATTTCGGACGAGTCTAGACTTAGTATTGACAAACGGGGCATGTTTGCTCCTCTAGAAGCGAGCCCTGGGCAAAAATCAACGCAGCATCCGTGGCTCACTGGCACTGCGCCACCTTTGGTCTCGGCAGGTGGCCACGTGCAGTCGAATGCGTTGCCGATGTACCGGTTCGAGCAGTCGAGACAGGCACAGCTCTTGTTTGGTATGCCGCCTGCTGCGTTTGAGAACGGGTCTATGCCTTCCACCTCTGCCAACGGCCTGCTCTCTCCGAGCACTGATGCGTCTTCAATCGCCCCCAGGCTGCTGAACGAACAGCCTGCATTACAGCCTCTTCACGAGCGTAGCGACTCCATCtcggatgcgccgcactcgaTGTCGAGCGATGCAGACCTCCTGCTCTCATCTACCTCTATTATTCGTCCCCACTGTCGTGACTTGCCTTCCAACATGCAGATCCTCGTGCATGGCATTCCCGCCAAAGGTGCCAAATCACGCGTCGAGACGCAGATTCGCATGCGAATCGAGCTAGTGACCAATATTGCCggaagcgatgcgcctgtGTGGGAGCGCATCGGCAGCTTTGATCACATCAAAGTTCCCCCGCTGAGTGGGACCAAGCGCAAGTCGAAGAAGCATCAAAAGACAAATGTGCCGCATGATTCTTTGCTCATGCTTGAGGCGGACGTGATCAATGCaactgcgccgcattcgcGCGTTTATGTATGCAACAGTtgtcgcgagcgcgagcgcaaacgtgcgcatcgcaaaAAGTCCAAGCGTCTTTCTCCCTCGACGTACCCCACGGAGGAAGAAATCCGCGCGTTGAATATTGATCCAAGCTTGCCAAACGCGGTTGACATTGCGATGCAGCGTATGGAGGAAGAGGAACGCAAGCATACGGTCCTGTTCAACTGCGGCGACTATATCGACTTCCACAATGGCGAAGTGACGCTCTCCACGCGGATTACCTGCTACTGCCGACACCACCGTGAAAAACTTGGGTTCCAAATCGTCTTTACACTGCGCGATCGTCTGGGTACGTTTGTTGCCTCTGGCACCACACCCCCCATCATGATTATGGACGACCACAAATCCATTGCGCAGAACAcggtcgccgcgcgcatgtcgGACCGCCGTACGAGGCGCATCGAAACAGAGCCCGAGGACGGTGCGTTTGCCAGCAGCCTCTCGCCCAAGTCGGTCGAGCCTGCCTCTGGGCGTCCGCGTGAGCGGCCGAAACCATACGAAGATGCTCCCGCCCGCCAGCGTTTTTTCTctgcgcaaagcacgcacGATAAAAAGCGAGGCGCCTCATTTTTACTCGATTCCACACCCAACTATCTGTGGAATACCTTGCCGGATGCCATGCAAAGCGAGATGGGGGGCCAAAACGCACTTGGTTCTCTCCGCTCTGTATCGCCCGCCATGGATGAGGATGCGCTGAACTTGCTAAACACGCCATTTCACGTCGACGCACCCGACTGTGCCAATATGGTGCCGATGGAAACCTCTTTTGCCTCGCCATTGAACAATGTACCGCTTCCTCTTCACGATCcactcgcgcagcttccgCAGTCATTGGCTGTGCCTAAGATCACCAAACTCATTCCCGCTGAAGGTCCCACGACGGGCGGCATTGAGATTACCATCCTGGGCGAGAATTTTGCCGACGAGTTCGAGTGCTACTTTGGCGATATGCCCTGCTCCTTTACGCGAATCTGGGCAGAGTCCACCCTGGTTTGTCTcttgccgccaagcgctgtGCCTGGACCAGTCACTGTTACGCTCCGCAAAGGCCAAGTCAGCACGGAGAATGTGCCTGGCCAGCCGCTGCAGCTGTTCACCTATGTCGACCCGACCGAGCGTGCATTGATGGAGCTTGCCCTTCAAGTGGTCGGCATGCAAATGACTGGAAGAATGGCCTCGGCCAAAGACGTTGCCATGCGCATTGTCAACTCCAACCAGCAGGATGGCACGATGttctctgcgcgcgccggtcAAAGCGTGGAGGAGAATGTCATGGCCTTGCTGCAGCTCTTAAACACGGGTGCCGGCCGGTACAATGGCAGGCGCAACGTATTGCACGCCAACAACAAGGAAGGCCAtacgctgctgcatctTGCCATTGCGCAAAAGTATCATGACCTGACGGCCTACCTTTTGGCCCACGGCGCACTTGTGAATGCACAAGACACGAACGGATGCACGCCGTTACATTTTGCCGCCATGTACAGCACACGAGCGATCGTAGAGATGCttcttgcgcacggcgccacaGCCACGATGCAGTCCAATCAGCACTATCTTGCGCTAGATATGGCGCACGGAAGCGACAAATCAGATACGTGTGCCATCCTTGCCCAATGGATGCAGGATATGACCGACGAGCCTGGCTATTCGGATGCCACCGATTCGGAGGACGAAGATGGTACGCCAATCGCCACCAACACACCactgctcgacgagcttgaTGAGAGCGACTCGGAAGACGCAAGCATTTCCTtcgccgagctcgccgcgctttgctGTCCGGCGGTGCAGGGCAAGGATAAGCATGCGTTGAACACGCCGACTCGACCGAACTCGCCTGCAGAAGCATCTTCGCCACCGCCCACTTATGACGAAGCAACGCTGGACAACAAGTCGGGCTCCTCTCGCCACGTCCTAGGCGAGAAGCTTGTCACGGATGCCGACCAGGACGCGGCACTCCGGGGCAGTTTGCTCACTAGCGCCGAGGAGAACAGCAAtacgcgccgtgcgtctGCAAAGACCGCGTCTGGAAGCCGCTCAAGGaaacgcgcagcgcgtaTGCGATCTGCGAAGGACATGGAAGGAGAGAATCAAGTGGtgcctgcacgccgcggcgtttATGACGACCGCATGCTCCTTTGGTTCTGGATTCCTGCCATGATTGCCGTATTCCTTGTCACCATGGTGCTCAATGGCGGTGGTTATTTTTTGCACCACGACATACCCCCGatgccgcagcagcgcttgcccGTTCAGGATTTGTAG